The Pelodiscus sinensis isolate JC-2024 chromosome 4, ASM4963464v1, whole genome shotgun sequence genomic sequence cccagggaggggcaggtacCCAGGGGGTGatgtgggcagtggggggggatCTCTCCCAAAAGGAGGAAGGAAGTGCTCAGTTCTAACAAGAAGGGACATTTGGCAGTGTTGCCGTCATGTGGGTATAAAGGGAAAGTCCCCGCGTCCCattctccagccctggcccaaTGGATATCCCATGTGCTGAGGCCAGGTCAGAGCGCCCCCCAGGAGAGAAGGGCCCTGGGACCCCTTTCCATCCCCAGAGCAAGACAGCCCCTCGCCTCATCATTTGGCTCTGCCATTCCCCCCACCCTACAAGTCTGGACAGATTTGGAGTCCGGCTTACAAAGACAGTCATCAGAATTACCCTCTGCTTGGGCAGGGGTATGTGTGTGAAAGCCCAGTCTGATTGGCTGCCTCTCCTACACGACATACTGGGGGAAAGCAGCCAATCAACACTGCTTCAGTAAGAGATCTGTCTTCCTCTACATCCTGCAGTAGCGTGACACCTTCTCATGGCTGCAGAAATTACTCAGCATGCCAATTCagttcttctccctccttcccctcccctgctgtgagCAATGGGGCAGCACAGTGACCCCACAACTCTAGGCCACCTGGCATAGGAAGGACAGAGGGAAGCCTATGGCAACCcccacagggcagggaggggaggaagaaccCAGGAGGTGCTAACGGGAGGCTATGGGTTAGGGCACAGGGCTGAGGATGTCTGTGCAAGGGCACAACGGATGGGGCAGGATGACTAGCTGGGGACGAGATGGGCAGGTGAGAAGGTAGcagatgatgggggagggggcctaTCACCATAATAAATCAGAGAGCACTGGCAGGGTTGGGGCAAGAGGAGACCAGGTCTCAGGGGAGACCAGCCATGCAGCAtcgtattttttttaaagcctcatgAGCGTCGGGCCAGTCTTAACTATCTGGGGTCCCAGTCCCCATCCCTGACCTTTGGGGCTCCAccctgctgctctctgcccccctaGGCTGGACCCGGCTGTGAAGCTCTCATCCCTGGATGTCTCCCATGTCGACCTGCTGAATGAGACGTGGCGCTTTGGGGGGAACGAGAGGAGCAGGAAATACCTGGCCAGCCTGATTCGCCACTTTCCCAGTGCCTGCCTCCTGGATGCCACCGGCCACCCTGTCAGCTGGGACACTTCAGACGTGTTTGGTGCCCTGGGGGCTGCCTACACTCTGCCCCAGCACCGGGGGCGCGGCTACAACAGGGTGCTGACTAGCGTGATGGCCAAGCGGCTCCATTCACTAGGTTACCCCATCTACGGCAACGTGGCTGTGGAGAACTTCCAGATGCAGCGGTTGCAGGAGCGACAGGGCTTCCAGCGCCTGCCCAGCCTGTTCTACCTCGTCCAATGTAACACAGCACTGGAAAGAGCCACCATGCAAACCCCCAGGGCAAAGGGCGAGTCCCCAGCCTAGCGGCCCAGGTCACTTGACAAGAGAGGGGTGGACAAGTCTGGGGATCATTGTTAGGCCAAGTGGAACCACTAACATCTCCCACCTCCAGCCTCAAGGCCTTGTCCCTCTTCTATAGCCCCGTACCCAGCTTTACAGGGTCTGTCCTTCTCTGCCCAGCACCATAAGCTGCCCTCTATGGTGGACACCtgcccacagacacacacagcatcTCCCTATTCCACTTCCCCTGCCGGGCACCCCAGCAACAGCTCAATGATCTTCCATCCTGTCAATCTAAGTGTCCACCCGCATCtactcctcctcccctgcattcCCTGGGGCAACCTGTTCTGTGTATTGTGCCTCTAACTCCTCCATC encodes the following:
- the LOC102463433 gene encoding glycine N-acyltransferase-like protein 3, with protein sequence MLLLSCSSKLRLLEGTLRRSLPETLPVHSAVMNINRGNVAGHEVLMDSWPEFKAVLIRPHREVASDDSDFYTNTYAVYYRDLSACRTLLVSAINWDQAFRIHGLRDGLYEASRDIAQTKGSQLDVHRYFMYFHPDPSSMPEIRLDPAVKLSSLDVSHVDLLNETWRFGGNERSRKYLASLIRHFPSACLLDATGHPVSWDTSDVFGALGAAYTLPQHRGRGYNRVLTSVMAKRLHSLGYPIYGNVAVENFQMQRLQERQGFQRLPSLFYLVQCNTALERATMQTPRAKGESPA